In uncultured Propionivibrio sp., the sequence CGCGATCTCGCTGTTCATGATCGGTTACTACATGATGTTCGGCCTCGTTTCGGTGCTTGCGCTGGCCTCCAACCTGCTCTTCCTGATCGCGCTGCTGTCGCTGCTGCAGGCGACGCTGACGCTGCCAGGCATCGCCGCCATCGCGCTGGCGCTCGGCATGGCCATCGACTCGAACGTGCTGATCAACGAACGCATCCGCGAGGAACTGCGCAACGGCGCGTCGCCGCAGGCGGCGATCTTCACCGGCTACGACCGCGCCTTCGGCACGATTCTCGACTCGAACATCACGACGCTGATCGCCGGTATCGCGCTGCTCGTCTTCGGCTCCGGCCCGGTGCGCGGCTTCGCCGTCGTGCACTGCCTCGGCATTCTTACCTCGCTGTTCTCGGCAGTCGTCGTCTCGCGTGCGCTGGTCAACCTCATCTACGGTCGCCGCCGCAAGCTCGAATCGGTCGCCATCGGCCAGATCTGGAAGCCGGGCAATACGCTCACGACCTCCGCCAAATAAGGGATCCGAATCATGGAATTTTTCCGCATCCACAAAGACATCCCGTTCATGCGGCATGCGCTGGTGTTCAACGTCATTTCGCTGATCACCTTCCTGCTGGCCGTGTTCTTCCTCGCCCACCGCGGCCTCCACTTCTCGGTCGAATTCACCGGCGGCACGCTGATCGAAGTCAATTACAGCCAGGCGCCCAACCTCGAGAAGATCCGCGAAGGCCTGACCAAGGCCGGCTACAACGACATCGCCGTGCAGAACTTCGGTTCGAGCCGTGACGTCATGATCCGCCTGCCGCTCAAGGAAGAGCAGAACTCCGCCAAGATCGGCGAATCGGTCATGGCCGCGCTCGACACCGCGGCGCCGGGCGCAACGCTGCGCCGCGTCGAATTCGTCGGACCGCAGGTCGGCAAGGAACTCGCCGAAAACGGATCGATGGCACTGCTGCTCGTCATCGTCGGCATCGTCGTCTATCTGGCGATGCGTTTCGAATGGCGCTTCTCGGTCTCGGCGATCATCGCCAACCTTCACGATATCGTCATCATCCTGGGCTTCTTCGCCTTCTTCCAGTGGGAGTTCTCGCTCTCGGTGCTGGCCGCCGTGCTGGCCGTGCTCGGCTACTCGGTCAACGAGTCGGTGGTCGTCTTCGACCGCGTGCGCGAAACCTTCAAGAAAGTGCGCGGCCTGACGACGCCGCAAGTGCTCGACCACGCGATCACCAGCACGATCTCGCGGACGATCATCACGCACGGTTGTACGCAGCTGATGGTGCTGTCGATGCTGATCTTCGGCGGCGAGACGCTGCACTACTTCGCACTGGCACTGACGATCGGCATCTGCTTTGGCATCTATTCGTCGGTGCTCGTCGCCAGTCCGCTGGTCATGTGGCTCGGCGTTTCGCGCGAACATTTCATCAAGCCGAAAAAGCAGGTCGAAGGCGCCAACGACGAAGGCGCGGTTGTCTGAACCAAGCCCCCCCGAAAGGCGGAGCCGCGCGCTCCGCTTTTTTTTCGCCCGTCGGTCGATGAGAACAGACGCGGCGCGCCCACGCCTTGGGCGCCGATGCGCCCGTCACTGGTGCGTTTCCGCCCACCGACCATCGCGCACCCGGGCACTCGATATGAACACAAGCAACTGATTTAACGAATAATTACAAAATCCTCGAGCGGTTGGAACGCTTATTGCTGTTTCCCTGACATGAAACGAATTTCTCTCAATCACTTCATGTTCAGGAGATCACAATGAAACCAGCCGTCTCTCTCGTCCTCGCCGGACTCAGCCTCGGAGTTGCCATCTCGACATCGGCCCTTGCCGAACCCGGCACGCTCGACAAGATCAAGGCCAGCGGCAGCATCACGCTCGGCAACCGCGACTCCTCGATTCCGTTCTCCTACCTTGATGACAAGCAGCAGCCAATCGGCTATGCCATGGACCTGTGCCTGAAGGTCGTCGACGCGGTCAAGGCCGAACTCAAGCTGCCGTCATTGAAGGTGGTCTATCAGCCGGTCACCTCGGCGACCCGCATCCCGCTGCTCGCCAACGGCACGATCGACCTCGAATGCGGGTCGACAACCAACAATGCCGAACGGCAGAAGCAGGTCTCCTACACAATCACGCACTTCGTCACGGCCAACCGCTTCGTCGCCAAGAAGGGCGACAAGCTGCACAAGCTTGAGGACCTCAAGGGCAAGACGGTGACCTCGACCTCGGGCACCACCAACATCAAGCAGATCACCGAACTCAACGCCGCCCGCAATCTCGGCATGACGATCCTGCCGGCGAAGGACCACGCCGAAGGCTTCCTGATGGTCGAGACCGGGCGCGCTGCCGCCTTCGTCATGGACGATATCCTGCTTGCCGGCCTCGTCGCCAATTCGCAGAACGCCGCCGGCTATACGATCTCCGATGACGCGCTCTCGGTCGAGCCCTACGGCATCATGGTGCGCAAGGACGACCCGGCCTTCAAGAAGGTCGTCGACGACGCGATGACAAAGATCTACAAGAGCGGCCAGCTCAGCGCGATCTATGACAAGTGGTTCGTCAAGCCGATCCCGCCCCGCGGCATCACGCTGTCGATCCCGATGAGCGCGGCAATGAAGAAGGTCGTCGCACATCCGACCGACACCGCCGATCCCGCCTTCTACGCCAACTGACGGACCGCGCCGGAGCCGCCACCTGGCGGTTCCGGCGGCAAGAACCGACCTACCGACCACGGGAGAACACCTTGAAGTACAACTGGAACTGGGGCATTTTCTGGGAGCTGTCCCCGGACGCCACCGGCACCTATCTCGCCACGCTCTTCCAGGGCCTGCGCTGGACCGTCGCTACCGGCCTCTCGGCCTGGCTCATTGCACTCGTGCTCGGCAGCCTGATCGGCACCCTGCGCACTGTGCGCAATCCCACCGTCATCCGCCTCGGCGACGCCTACGTCGAACTCTTCCGCAACATGCCGATCCTGGTGCAGATGTTCCTCTGGTTCTTCGTCGTTCCCGAACTCCTGCCCACTGGCCTCGGCACCTGGGTCAAGCAACTGCCGAATTCTTCTTTCTGGACCGCCGTCTTCGCGCTCGGCTTCTTCACCTCGGCGCGCGTCGCCGAGCAGGTCAAGGCCGGCATCCGCGCACAGCCACGCGGCCAGACGATGGCGGCCACCGCGCTCGGCATGACGACGGCACAGACCTACCGCTACGTGCTGCTGCCGATGGCTTTTCGCCTGATCCTGCCGCCGCTCACCTCGGAATTCATGAACGTCATGAAGAACAGCGCCGTCGCGCTGACGATCGGGCTCATGGAGCTGACCGCCAGGGCGCGTGCGATGCAGGAATTCAGCTTCCAGGTCTTCGAGGCCTTCACTGCCGCGACGCTGCTCTACCTCGCGCTCAATCTCGTCATCGTGCTGTTCATGCGCCGACTCGAACGTTTCGTCGCAGTGCCCGGTTTTACTGCCGCCCGCGATGCCGTCGCAGCGGCCCACTGAGCGGAGAAGAAAAGAGGAAACCACGCCATGCTCGCCCATTTCGATTTCGACGTCATCGCCCGCACCTGGCAGGTGCTGCTCTTTCAGGGACTCGTCTTCACGCTCCAGGTCACCGCGCTGTCGATGCTCGGCGGCATCGTCTTCGGCACACTGCTCGCGATGATGCGCCTGTCATCGAACGTGGCGCTCTCGCGACTCGCCGCCGGCTATGTCAATGCGATGCGTTCGCTGCCGCTGGTGCTCGTCATCTTCTGGTTCTACTTCCTGATGCCCTATATCGGCGCCTGGGTCACCGGCGCCAGCCAGCCGATCCGCGTCGGCGCGTTCGCCTCGGCGCTGATCACCTTCATCCTCTTCGAAGCCTGCTTCTACTGCGAGATCATGCGCGCCGGTATCCAGAGCATTCCGCGCGGCCAGGCCAACGCCGGTTATGCGCTCGGCTTCAGCTACTGGCAGGTGATGAGCCAGATCATCCTGCCGCAGGCGTTCCGCAACATGCTGCCGGTATTGCTGACACAGACGATCGTGCTCTTTCAGGACGTCTCGCTCGTCTACATCATCTCGCTGCCCGACTTTGTCACGCTCGCCAGCAAGATCGCCCAGCGCGACGGCCGCCTCGTCGAGATGTACGTCTTCGTCGCCCTCGTCTATTTCGTCGTCTGCCTGACGCTCTCGCAGGTCGTCAAGCGCCTGCAGACACGCCTCGCGGTCGCCACCCATTGAACAACGCAAAATCCCCCACGGGAGAAACGCAATGCCCATGATCGAAATCCACAAAATCAGCAAATGGTACGGTTCCTTCCATGCCCTCAAGGAATGCAGCACCAAGGTCAACAAGGGCGAGGTCGTCGTCGTCTGCGGCCCGTCCGGCTCGGGGAAATCGACGCTGATCAAGACCGTCAACGCGCTCGAACCGATCCAGCAGGGCGAGATTCTCGTCGACGGCTACAGCGTCCATGACAGCCGCACCAACCTGCCTAAGCTGCGTTCGCGCATCGGCATGGTCTTTCAGAATTTCGAGTTGTTTCCGCATCTGTCGATCACGCGCAACCTCGCCATCGCGCAGATGAAGGTGCTCGGCCGCGACAAGGACGAAGCCGTCGAGCGCGGCCTCAAGCTGCTCGACCGCGTCGGCCTCCTGGCGCACAAGGACAAGTATCCCGGCCAGCTCTCCGGCGGTCAGCAGCAGCGCGTCGCGATCGCGCGGGCGCTGGCGATGGACCCGATCGCCATGCTCTTCGATGAACCGACCTCGGCGCTCGACCCCGAGATGATCAACGAGGTTCTCGACGTCATGGTCGAACTGGCGCAGGAAGGCATGACGATGATGGTCGTCACGCACGAGATGGGGTTTGCCAAGCGCGTCGCCGACCGCGTCATCTTCATGGACGCCGGCGAGATCGTCGAGGACGACAGCAAGGACCAGTTCTTCAGCCAGCCGAGGAGCGAGCGGGCGAAGGAATTCCTGTCCAAGATCCTGCTGCACTGAACACACGGGAACGCCTGAACTTGGGCGTCCC encodes:
- the secF gene encoding protein translocase subunit SecF; this encodes MEFFRIHKDIPFMRHALVFNVISLITFLLAVFFLAHRGLHFSVEFTGGTLIEVNYSQAPNLEKIREGLTKAGYNDIAVQNFGSSRDVMIRLPLKEEQNSAKIGESVMAALDTAAPGATLRRVEFVGPQVGKELAENGSMALLLVIVGIVVYLAMRFEWRFSVSAIIANLHDIVIILGFFAFFQWEFSLSVLAAVLAVLGYSVNESVVVFDRVRETFKKVRGLTTPQVLDHAITSTISRTIITHGCTQLMVLSMLIFGGETLHYFALALTIGICFGIYSSVLVASPLVMWLGVSREHFIKPKKQVEGANDEGAVV
- a CDS encoding amino acid ABC transporter substrate-binding protein, whose translation is MKPAVSLVLAGLSLGVAISTSALAEPGTLDKIKASGSITLGNRDSSIPFSYLDDKQQPIGYAMDLCLKVVDAVKAELKLPSLKVVYQPVTSATRIPLLANGTIDLECGSTTNNAERQKQVSYTITHFVTANRFVAKKGDKLHKLEDLKGKTVTSTSGTTNIKQITELNAARNLGMTILPAKDHAEGFLMVETGRAAAFVMDDILLAGLVANSQNAAGYTISDDALSVEPYGIMVRKDDPAFKKVVDDAMTKIYKSGQLSAIYDKWFVKPIPPRGITLSIPMSAAMKKVVAHPTDTADPAFYAN
- a CDS encoding amino acid ABC transporter permease, giving the protein MKYNWNWGIFWELSPDATGTYLATLFQGLRWTVATGLSAWLIALVLGSLIGTLRTVRNPTVIRLGDAYVELFRNMPILVQMFLWFFVVPELLPTGLGTWVKQLPNSSFWTAVFALGFFTSARVAEQVKAGIRAQPRGQTMAATALGMTTAQTYRYVLLPMAFRLILPPLTSEFMNVMKNSAVALTIGLMELTARARAMQEFSFQVFEAFTAATLLYLALNLVIVLFMRRLERFVAVPGFTAARDAVAAAH
- a CDS encoding amino acid ABC transporter permease, which codes for MLAHFDFDVIARTWQVLLFQGLVFTLQVTALSMLGGIVFGTLLAMMRLSSNVALSRLAAGYVNAMRSLPLVLVIFWFYFLMPYIGAWVTGASQPIRVGAFASALITFILFEACFYCEIMRAGIQSIPRGQANAGYALGFSYWQVMSQIILPQAFRNMLPVLLTQTIVLFQDVSLVYIISLPDFVTLASKIAQRDGRLVEMYVFVALVYFVVCLTLSQVVKRLQTRLAVATH
- a CDS encoding amino acid ABC transporter ATP-binding protein encodes the protein MIEIHKISKWYGSFHALKECSTKVNKGEVVVVCGPSGSGKSTLIKTVNALEPIQQGEILVDGYSVHDSRTNLPKLRSRIGMVFQNFELFPHLSITRNLAIAQMKVLGRDKDEAVERGLKLLDRVGLLAHKDKYPGQLSGGQQQRVAIARALAMDPIAMLFDEPTSALDPEMINEVLDVMVELAQEGMTMMVVTHEMGFAKRVADRVIFMDAGEIVEDDSKDQFFSQPRSERAKEFLSKILLH